A genomic stretch from Dyella sp. M7H15-1 includes:
- a CDS encoding acetyl-CoA carboxylase carboxyltransferase subunit alpha translates to MNPNFLDFEQPIADLEAKIEELRYASSGQAVNIDDEIHRLREKLKIKTADIFRNLDSWQTTQLSRHPARPYTLDYISVICEEFHELAGDRAFADDGAIVGGLGRINGRPVMIIGHQKARDTKGKLKRNFGMPRPEGYRKALRLMKMAERFKLPLFTFIDTMGAYPGIGAEERGQSEAIARNLLEMAELKTSIICTVIGEGGSGGALAIGVGDRTLMLQYATYSVITPEGCASILWKSGEKAKDAAEALGMTAPRLLQLGLIDKMVREPLGGAHRNPHSMAVRLKAVLLNELDRLEAIPLPELMEQRYRRLRGYGAFQE, encoded by the coding sequence ATGAACCCTAATTTCCTCGACTTCGAACAACCGATTGCCGATCTGGAAGCCAAAATCGAGGAATTGCGCTATGCCAGTAGCGGGCAGGCCGTCAACATTGATGACGAGATCCACCGCCTGCGCGAAAAGCTGAAGATCAAGACCGCCGACATCTTCCGCAACCTGGATTCCTGGCAGACCACCCAGCTTTCGCGCCATCCGGCTCGCCCCTACACGCTCGATTACATCAGCGTGATCTGCGAGGAGTTCCACGAACTGGCCGGTGATCGCGCCTTTGCGGACGACGGTGCTATCGTAGGTGGACTGGGCCGTATCAATGGCCGCCCGGTGATGATCATCGGCCATCAGAAAGCCCGCGATACCAAGGGCAAGCTCAAGCGCAATTTCGGCATGCCACGCCCGGAGGGCTATCGCAAGGCGTTGCGCCTGATGAAGATGGCGGAACGTTTCAAACTCCCGTTGTTTACCTTCATCGACACCATGGGCGCCTACCCCGGCATCGGCGCCGAGGAACGCGGCCAGAGCGAAGCCATTGCTCGCAACCTGCTGGAAATGGCCGAACTGAAAACCTCGATCATCTGCACGGTGATCGGCGAAGGCGGGTCCGGCGGTGCGCTGGCGATCGGCGTGGGCGACCGCACCCTGATGCTCCAATACGCCACCTATTCGGTGATTACCCCAGAAGGCTGCGCCTCGATCCTGTGGAAGAGCGGCGAGAAGGCCAAGGACGCTGCCGAAGCCCTCGGCATGACCGCTCCGCGCCTGCTGCAACTGGGCCTGATCGACAAGATGGTGCGCGAACCCCTGGGCGGCGCCCACCGCAATCCGCACTCGATGGCGGTGCGCCTGAAGGCCGTGCTGCTCAACGAGCTGGATCGGCTCGAAGCCATTCCCCTACCTGAGCTGATGGAACAGCGTTATCGCCGTCTGCGCGGTTACGGCGCATTCCAAGAGTAA
- a CDS encoding adenosine deaminase, whose product MATYDITSRLPTFAEQWPSFYLWDALMQTRSSLQRVILMATLICAPLVCAQKAPTPSSDAEARTAKAFETARQQSPLALHAFLADMPKGGDLHVHLGGAIYAESLIAEAAADGLCVDIATSGLLDKHDATAPNCGNGRRPAGDALSDQHFYDTLVDAFSMRSFAPSNGHSGHDQFFDTFGRFGAVGSQHKGDWLNEVSARASVQNEQYLELMITPPFAHAAGLARTLGWHADFDLMRRQLLAHGLKDEMADDEQLLTQALAQRKQQQHCDSKQADSGCTVQIRFLYQVLRGAAPERVFAQTLLGFELASVDPRWVGINFVMPEDGYLSMRDYSLQMHMLDYLHRLYPKVHISLHAGELAPGLVPPEGLRFHIREAVELGHAERIGHGVDVMYEDRPEALLDEMAARHVMVEINLTSNDVILGVRGAEHPLPIYLKHGVPVTLSTDDEGVSRIDLTHEYVRAAEDFGLDYPMLKQMARNSLSYSFLPGESLWASSACQGISLGAGHPNAACQRLLASSEKATAQWELERRLRAFEQAH is encoded by the coding sequence ATGGCAACCTACGACATCACTAGCCGCCTGCCGACTTTTGCTGAACAATGGCCCAGCTTTTACCTGTGGGACGCTCTTATGCAGACACGCTCCTCGTTGCAACGCGTGATCCTTATGGCCACGCTAATCTGCGCGCCGCTGGTTTGCGCGCAAAAAGCGCCGACACCTAGTAGCGATGCCGAAGCCCGCACCGCCAAAGCCTTCGAAACCGCTCGTCAGCAGAGCCCACTCGCCCTGCACGCCTTTCTCGCCGACATGCCCAAAGGGGGCGATCTGCATGTCCACCTCGGCGGTGCGATCTACGCCGAATCGTTGATTGCCGAGGCCGCAGCCGATGGCCTGTGCGTAGATATCGCCACATCCGGCCTGCTCGACAAACATGATGCAACTGCCCCCAATTGCGGCAACGGCCGACGTCCCGCCGGCGATGCATTGAGCGATCAACACTTCTACGACACGTTGGTGGATGCGTTCTCCATGCGCAGCTTCGCACCTTCGAACGGCCACTCGGGCCACGACCAGTTCTTCGACACCTTCGGTCGCTTCGGCGCCGTCGGCTCTCAGCACAAGGGTGACTGGCTCAACGAAGTCAGCGCACGCGCCAGCGTGCAGAACGAGCAATACCTGGAACTGATGATCACCCCGCCATTCGCGCATGCCGCCGGACTCGCCCGCACGCTGGGCTGGCACGCCGACTTTGACCTGATGCGTCGCCAATTGCTAGCGCATGGTCTGAAAGACGAAATGGCCGACGACGAACAGCTGCTCACGCAAGCGTTGGCCCAACGCAAGCAGCAACAGCATTGTGACAGCAAGCAGGCCGATTCGGGCTGCACCGTGCAGATTCGATTCCTGTATCAGGTCTTACGCGGCGCAGCGCCCGAACGCGTGTTCGCGCAAACCCTTCTGGGCTTTGAACTCGCGTCGGTCGATCCACGCTGGGTAGGTATCAATTTCGTGATGCCCGAAGACGGCTATTTGTCGATGCGCGACTACAGTCTGCAAATGCACATGCTCGACTACCTGCATCGCCTATACCCGAAGGTGCATATCAGCCTGCACGCCGGCGAATTGGCACCGGGACTGGTGCCACCGGAAGGCCTGCGTTTCCACATCCGCGAGGCGGTGGAACTGGGCCATGCCGAACGCATCGGCCACGGTGTGGACGTGATGTACGAAGACCGCCCCGAAGCACTGCTCGACGAAATGGCCGCGCGCCATGTGATGGTGGAAATCAACCTCACCAGCAACGATGTGATTCTGGGCGTGCGCGGTGCCGAGCATCCGTTGCCGATCTACCTCAAGCACGGCGTTCCCGTGACGCTGTCCACCGACGACGAAGGTGTTTCACGCATCGACCTTACCCACGAGTACGTGCGCGCTGCGGAAGACTTTGGCCTGGACTATCCCATGCTGAAACAGATGGCACGCAACAGCCTCAGCTATAGCTTCCTGCCGGGCGAGAGTCTGTGGGCATCCAGCGCCTGCCAAGGCATCTCGCTGGGCGCCGGCCATCCCAACGCTGCTTGCCAGCGATTATTGGCAAGCAGCGAGAAAGCGACGGCGCAATGGGAGCTGGAGCGTCGTTTACGTGCATTTGAACAAGCGCACTAA
- a CDS encoding mechanosensitive ion channel domain-containing protein: MLIPSLQLGLSNWQSEIHDVIDATARIGFEFLIALMIVLVGVWTSNRIVVFLQRALGKMHTDATFASVVCNFAKWAVRGIAFIFALGQMGVATASVLTMVGTAGLAIGLALQGTLQNIAAGLMLLLWRPFGVGDSIEGIGAVSGTVQDVTLFTTHLIKNDGTMMFVPNSQLWSNPVTNLSARPYRMISIQLLIARHDDIEDALGVLRQIINADPRILQQPDAMSGAVVSDYTDLGTKLNLMAWTKVADFYPTKADLLRTIKPQLEVAGCTLPCIPFTTDSPAMFGQRLDGDPIGMPMQPRHV, translated from the coding sequence ATGCTTATCCCATCGTTACAGCTAGGCTTATCGAATTGGCAGTCCGAAATACATGATGTCATTGACGCCACGGCAAGAATCGGCTTTGAATTTTTGATCGCGTTGATGATCGTGTTGGTAGGCGTTTGGACGTCCAATCGCATCGTGGTATTTCTGCAGCGCGCGCTGGGAAAAATGCACACCGATGCGACCTTTGCGTCGGTGGTGTGCAACTTTGCCAAATGGGCGGTGCGCGGGATCGCTTTCATCTTTGCACTTGGGCAAATGGGCGTGGCGACGGCCAGCGTGCTGACCATGGTGGGCACGGCGGGGCTGGCGATCGGCCTGGCCTTGCAGGGTACGCTGCAGAATATTGCGGCAGGTTTGATGCTGCTGCTGTGGCGTCCTTTTGGCGTGGGCGATTCGATCGAGGGAATCGGGGCGGTGAGTGGCACCGTGCAGGATGTCACGTTGTTTACAACGCATCTCATCAAGAACGATGGAACGATGATGTTCGTGCCTAATAGCCAACTGTGGTCCAATCCGGTGACGAATCTCTCGGCGCGGCCTTATCGCATGATCAGCATTCAATTGCTGATCGCGCGGCACGACGATATCGAGGATGCGCTGGGCGTATTGCGACAGATCATCAATGCCGATCCGCGGATTTTGCAGCAACCGGACGCGATGTCAGGCGCGGTTGTGTCCGACTACACCGATCTGGGTACCAAGCTGAACTTGATGGCCTGGACCAAGGTGGCCGATTTCTATCCCACCAAGGCCGATTTGCTGCGCACGATCAAGCCACAGCTTGAAGTGGCCGGCTGTACCTTGCCATGTATTCCATTTACGACGGATTCGCCGGCCATGTTTGGCCAGCGGCTGGATGGTGACCCTATCGGCATGCCGATGCAACCCAGGCATGTATAG
- the tilS gene encoding tRNA lysidine(34) synthetase TilS: protein MTMRALTLQSEALPGTLFAALHAHPDGKLCVAYSGGPDSTALLHALAHLSPARTRGLRALHVDHGLHAESARWAAHCRAFCAALGIACEVHVAKVQRSTGIGLEASAREARYAVFAEHLVEDERLVFAHHQDDQAETVLLKLLRGAGPEGLGGMREERPLGRGIAWRPLLTLPRQALVDYVSAHDLPCIHDPSNDDRQLARNHLRHNVIPLLKAYWPQATISITHSAVLCRAAADTLQQDWRVAYEHLRDDTSNSLDARGWLALPSAWRDPLLAHWLHAQGLTAPTTAQRRQIERQCSAQDGQLPCIQWPGAQVHVWRHRLWAVPPHKRIEPSAELRWQGEPLTLPDSSVLSTDPNVRLPFALQVRWRQGGERIKPAGDRHTRDLRALFQTGAIPPWQRDNCPLLYEGDQLIAVADRWLTERAEELFRLSGGRVCWQPRRHRLG, encoded by the coding sequence ATGACCATGCGCGCACTTACCCTTCAAAGCGAAGCCTTGCCAGGTACCTTGTTTGCAGCGCTCCATGCGCATCCAGATGGCAAGCTTTGCGTCGCCTACAGCGGAGGGCCGGATTCCACCGCTTTGCTGCATGCCTTGGCACACCTCTCGCCGGCACGCACACGCGGCTTGCGTGCTCTGCATGTCGATCATGGGCTGCATGCGGAAAGCGCACGCTGGGCGGCGCACTGTCGCGCCTTCTGCGCAGCCCTGGGGATTGCTTGCGAAGTACACGTCGCCAAGGTTCAGCGCTCAACCGGCATAGGATTGGAGGCCTCCGCGCGAGAGGCTCGCTATGCCGTATTCGCCGAACACCTCGTTGAGGACGAGCGTCTGGTCTTCGCTCACCATCAGGACGACCAGGCCGAAACCGTACTGCTGAAACTGCTGCGCGGCGCCGGACCGGAAGGCCTGGGCGGCATGCGTGAAGAACGGCCGCTAGGCCGTGGTATCGCCTGGCGGCCGCTGCTCACGCTGCCACGCCAGGCGCTAGTCGACTATGTGAGCGCACACGACCTGCCCTGCATCCACGATCCCTCCAACGATGACCGGCAACTGGCGCGCAATCACCTGCGCCACAACGTCATCCCGTTGCTGAAAGCGTATTGGCCACAAGCCACCATCTCGATCACGCACAGTGCCGTGCTGTGCCGCGCTGCGGCCGATACGCTGCAACAGGATTGGCGGGTCGCCTATGAACACTTACGCGATGACACCAGCAACAGCCTCGATGCACGCGGCTGGCTTGCCTTACCTTCCGCATGGCGTGATCCGCTGCTGGCGCACTGGCTGCATGCCCAGGGCCTGACTGCGCCGACGACCGCACAACGCCGGCAGATCGAACGGCAGTGCAGTGCACAGGACGGGCAATTGCCTTGTATCCAATGGCCGGGGGCCCAGGTGCATGTATGGAGGCACCGGCTATGGGCGGTGCCGCCGCACAAGCGAATCGAGCCATCCGCGGAACTGCGCTGGCAAGGCGAGCCACTGACCTTGCCCGATAGCAGTGTGCTGAGTACGGACCCGAACGTGCGACTTCCCTTTGCGTTGCAGGTTCGTTGGCGACAAGGAGGCGAGCGGATCAAACCGGCTGGTGATCGCCACACGCGTGATCTTCGCGCGTTATTTCAGACGGGAGCGATTCCGCCTTGGCAACGCGATAACTGCCCGCTGTTATACGAAGGCGATCAACTGATCGCCGTGGCCGATCGCTGGCTGACTGAACGTGCTGAAGAGCTATTTCGCCTAAGCGGTGGGCGCGTGTGTTGGCAACCACGTAGGCATAGGTTGGGTTAG
- a CDS encoding MFS transporter, whose amino-acid sequence MSHRSSSPKAQPAGTGFSGYQKFVVAVLAFLQFTIVLDFMLLAPLGAIVIPALKITPGQFGDVVSAYAFSAGVSGILAAGFADRFDRKKLLLVFYTGFMLGTLLCALAHSYLSLLLARMVTGLFAGVVGAASMAIVTDLFPLSMRGRVMGLIQTAFGASTVIGLPLSLALSGRWGWNAPFFLVVAVCTLVGAAIFSRLRPVTAHLALQPDHHPLHHLLHTLRTRSYLIGFATTAMLTMGGFLLMPYSTVFLVHNVGIAIEQLPLVYLVTGAVSIITGPLIGRASDAFGKFRVFAFGCTVSVVMVVVYTRMSHVGLWTMIAVSAMLQLGIFSRMIASAALMSALPKPADRGAYMSISSSLQQMSGGIAAMLGGMVVKEAIDGQLLHFDALGDVVICTTLLSFVLMYFVNRRVSRTALAGVGLEQTASQEP is encoded by the coding sequence GTGAGTCATCGTTCTTCCTCGCCGAAGGCCCAGCCGGCCGGCACGGGATTTTCCGGCTATCAAAAGTTCGTGGTGGCCGTGCTGGCGTTTTTGCAGTTCACCATCGTGCTGGATTTCATGCTGTTGGCGCCGTTGGGGGCCATCGTCATTCCGGCGCTGAAGATCACGCCGGGCCAGTTCGGCGACGTGGTCTCGGCCTATGCGTTCAGCGCAGGCGTGTCGGGTATTTTGGCGGCGGGCTTTGCCGACCGCTTTGACCGGAAAAAACTGCTGCTGGTGTTCTACACCGGCTTCATGCTCGGCACCTTGCTGTGCGCGCTGGCGCACAGTTACCTATCGCTGTTGCTGGCGCGCATGGTGACGGGGCTGTTTGCCGGCGTGGTGGGTGCGGCGTCGATGGCCATCGTTACCGATCTGTTTCCGCTATCGATGCGCGGCCGCGTGATGGGCCTTATTCAAACGGCTTTCGGCGCCAGTACGGTGATCGGTTTGCCGCTCAGCTTGGCGCTGTCCGGTCGTTGGGGGTGGAACGCGCCGTTTTTTCTGGTCGTGGCGGTATGCACACTGGTTGGCGCAGCGATTTTCAGTCGCTTGCGTCCGGTCACTGCGCATCTCGCGTTGCAGCCTGATCACCATCCGTTGCACCACCTGCTGCATACGCTGCGGACTCGTTCCTACCTGATCGGTTTTGCTACCACAGCCATGCTGACCATGGGTGGCTTTCTGCTGATGCCCTATTCCACGGTGTTTCTGGTGCACAACGTGGGCATTGCCATCGAGCAACTGCCGCTGGTGTATCTGGTCACCGGCGCCGTGTCCATCATCACGGGGCCGCTGATCGGCCGGGCTAGCGATGCGTTCGGCAAGTTCCGTGTGTTTGCCTTTGGCTGCACGGTGAGCGTCGTGATGGTGGTGGTCTACACACGCATGTCCCACGTGGGTTTGTGGACGATGATTGCGGTGAGCGCGATGCTTCAGCTGGGTATTTTTTCGCGCATGATCGCGTCGGCGGCATTGATGTCGGCCTTGCCCAAACCGGCCGATCGTGGCGCGTACATGTCGATCAGCTCGTCGTTGCAGCAGATGTCGGGGGGGATCGCTGCCATGCTGGGTGGCATGGTGGTCAAGGAAGCCATCGACGGTCAGTTGTTGCATTTCGACGCGCTGGGCGACGTGGTGATATGCACGACGTTGCTGTCCTTTGTGCTGATGTATTTCGTCAATCGGCGAGTCAGCAGGACGGCGCTGGCAGGCGTGGGATTGGAACAGACGGCGAGCCAGGAACCGTAA
- a CDS encoding exodeoxyribonuclease VII small subunit → MAKSSPAPAETTPVADFERSLDELEQLVARMEGGEMSLDESLRAFERGIGVYRHCQQALDQAELRVRLLLDPDAPDTAEPFEPKV, encoded by the coding sequence ATGGCCAAGTCCTCCCCCGCCCCCGCAGAAACCACTCCGGTCGCCGATTTCGAGCGCTCACTGGACGAGCTCGAACAACTGGTGGCGCGCATGGAAGGGGGCGAAATGAGTCTGGACGAATCGCTACGTGCATTCGAGCGTGGCATCGGCGTGTACCGCCATTGCCAGCAGGCGCTGGACCAGGCCGAATTGCGCGTACGCCTACTGCTCGACCCCGACGCCCCAGACACCGCCGAACCCTTCGAACCCAAAGTTTGA
- the speD gene encoding adenosylmethionine decarboxylase has translation MVKPLPRLRLQGFNNLTKALSFNIYDICYAVSEDQRQRYIEYIDEQYDADRLTQILTDVAEIIGANILNVARQDYDPQGASVTILISEEPVVEKLGRDTISDAVVAHMDKSHITVHTYPETHPHNGIATFRADIDVATCGVISPLKALNYLIDSFESDIVVCDYRVRGFTRDVRGKKHFIDHKINSVQDYLARHIRQKYEMFDVNVYQENIFHTKMHIKDFDLDTYLFEAHADDLSFKERQKIEQLLRREIEELFHGRNLM, from the coding sequence GTGGTGAAACCCCTCCCGCGCCTGCGCTTGCAGGGCTTCAACAACCTGACCAAGGCTCTGAGCTTCAACATTTATGACATCTGCTATGCGGTGTCCGAAGACCAGCGCCAGCGCTATATCGAGTACATCGACGAGCAGTACGACGCCGATCGCCTCACCCAGATCCTGACCGACGTGGCCGAGATCATCGGCGCGAATATTCTGAACGTGGCCCGCCAGGACTATGACCCACAGGGCGCCTCGGTAACCATTCTCATCTCCGAAGAGCCCGTGGTGGAAAAACTGGGCCGTGACACGATTTCCGATGCCGTGGTGGCACACATGGACAAGAGCCATATCACCGTCCATACCTATCCGGAAACGCACCCGCACAATGGCATCGCGACCTTCCGCGCGGACATCGACGTAGCCACCTGCGGCGTGATCTCCCCGCTGAAGGCCTTGAATTACCTGATCGACAGCTTCGAATCGGACATCGTGGTTTGCGACTATCGCGTGCGCGGCTTCACCCGCGATGTGAGGGGCAAGAAGCACTTCATCGATCACAAGATCAACTCGGTGCAGGACTACCTAGCACGCCACATCCGCCAAAAGTACGAGATGTTCGACGTGAACGTGTATCAGGAAAACATCTTCCACACCAAGATGCACATCAAGGACTTCGACCTCGACACCTACCTGTTCGAAGCGCACGCCGACGATCTGTCGTTCAAGGAGCGGCAGAAGATCGAGCAACTGCTGCGCCGAGAAATCGAAGAACTATTTCATGGACGCAACCTGATGTGA
- the crp gene encoding cAMP-activated global transcriptional regulator CRP — MVQLKYQLQQAFEKSQAPLGFAPDPVAMERFLGLCHRRRYPGKTAIIRPGDPANTLYYVIEGSLAVCTEDEQGRELILAYINRGQFIGEMGMFVEQAQRESMVRTRSPCEMAEISYERLFQLLEGPLRDECPKILFAIGAQLTYRLLRTSRQVSRMAFMDVTNRISRTLLDLCQEPDAMSHPAGTQIRISRQEVSRIVGCSREMVGRVLKQLEEQGMIEVSGKTIVVRGTR, encoded by the coding sequence GTGGTGCAGCTGAAATATCAATTACAACAAGCTTTTGAAAAATCGCAGGCGCCACTAGGCTTTGCGCCGGACCCCGTCGCCATGGAGCGCTTTCTGGGGCTCTGCCATCGTCGCCGCTACCCCGGTAAGACCGCCATCATTCGCCCGGGCGACCCCGCCAACACCCTCTATTACGTGATCGAGGGTTCGCTGGCCGTCTGCACCGAGGATGAGCAAGGTCGGGAGCTGATTCTGGCCTATATCAACCGCGGCCAGTTCATCGGTGAAATGGGCATGTTCGTGGAGCAGGCGCAACGCGAATCAATGGTGCGCACGCGCAGCCCGTGCGAAATGGCGGAAATCAGCTACGAGCGCCTGTTCCAGCTTTTGGAAGGCCCGCTGCGCGACGAATGCCCGAAGATCCTGTTCGCCATTGGCGCCCAGCTTACATACCGCTTGCTGCGCACCTCGCGCCAGGTAAGCCGGATGGCGTTCATGGACGTGACCAACCGCATCTCGCGCACTCTGCTGGATCTCTGCCAGGAGCCGGATGCGATGAGCCATCCGGCCGGCACCCAGATCCGCATTTCCCGCCAGGAAGTCAGCCGCATCGTTGGCTGCTCGCGCGAGATGGTAGGCCGTGTACTCAAGCAGCTGGAAGAGCAAGGCATGATCGAGGTCTCTGGCAAGACCATCGTAGTGCGTGGCACCCGCTAA
- the trpC gene encoding indole-3-glycerol phosphate synthase TrpC — MTDILQRILARKAEELVERSTKLPLKELSARVADMPDTRGFAAAIEVKIAEGLPAVIAEVKKASPSKGVIRTEFDPAAIARSYEAGGAACLSVLTDKDFFQGSEDFLQQARAACSLPALRKDFIIDPYQVYEARAIGADCILLIVAALDDAELLELSLLAADLDLDVLCEVHDAEELERAQAVPVPLIGVNNRNLRTFRTSLDNSLELQQLMEYDRILVAESGIRTPDDVARLRDAGINAFLVGEAFMRAADPGQELKRLFDTHG; from the coding sequence ATGACCGACATTCTTCAACGCATTCTTGCCCGCAAGGCGGAAGAGCTCGTCGAACGCAGCACCAAGTTACCGCTGAAAGAGCTGTCCGCTCGCGTGGCTGACATGCCCGACACGCGCGGCTTCGCAGCAGCCATCGAGGTCAAGATCGCCGAGGGGCTTCCCGCGGTGATTGCCGAGGTGAAGAAAGCCAGCCCCAGCAAGGGCGTGATCCGGACGGAATTCGATCCGGCCGCCATCGCGCGAAGTTACGAAGCGGGTGGAGCGGCCTGCCTTTCCGTGCTGACCGACAAGGATTTTTTTCAGGGTAGCGAGGATTTTCTGCAGCAGGCGCGTGCAGCGTGTTCGTTGCCGGCGTTGCGCAAGGATTTCATCATTGACCCTTATCAGGTCTACGAGGCGCGTGCGATCGGTGCGGATTGCATCCTGCTGATCGTGGCGGCGCTGGATGATGCCGAATTGCTGGAGCTTTCCCTGCTGGCCGCCGATCTGGATCTGGATGTGCTGTGCGAAGTGCACGACGCTGAGGAATTGGAACGTGCCCAAGCCGTGCCAGTGCCGCTGATCGGCGTGAACAATCGCAACCTGCGCACTTTCCGCACCTCACTCGATAACTCGCTTGAACTGCAGCAACTGATGGAATACGACCGTATCTTGGTCGCGGAGTCGGGCATCCGCACGCCCGACGATGTTGCGCGGTTGCGCGACGCGGGTATCAACGCTTTTCTGGTGGGCGAAGCGTTTATGCGCGCGGCCGATCCTGGCCAGGAATTGAAGCGGCTATTCGACACTCACGGATGA
- the trpD gene encoding anthranilate phosphoribosyltransferase has product MTGRTITITPQEALQRTIEHREIFHDEMIALMRQIMNGEVSPLMTAAILTGLRVKKETIGEITGAARVMRELSAKVEVPPHSHFLDIVGTGGDGVSSFNISTASMFVAAAAGARIAKHGGRSVSSKSGSADVLEALGAKIELSPAQVTQCMIETDIGFMYAPNHHPAMKVVAPVRKEIGVRTLFNILGPLTNPAGAPNILMGVFHPDLVGIQVRVLQALGARNAMVVWGRDGMDEISLGATTLVGELRHGEVLEYEIEPEDFGLAMASSRNLRVENVQESKTMLLDALEDRHGVPHDIVCMNAGAALYISGLVSSIAGGIELARTTTASGAARAKMDAFVATTQRLADTTR; this is encoded by the coding sequence ATGACCGGGCGCACCATCACCATCACGCCGCAAGAAGCGTTGCAACGCACGATTGAACATCGTGAGATCTTTCATGACGAGATGATTGCGCTGATGCGACAGATCATGAATGGCGAGGTGAGTCCGCTGATGACGGCGGCGATCCTCACCGGCCTGCGTGTGAAGAAGGAAACCATCGGTGAAATCACGGGTGCGGCGCGCGTGATGCGTGAGCTGTCGGCCAAGGTGGAGGTGCCGCCTCATTCACATTTCCTCGACATCGTCGGTACCGGTGGTGATGGTGTGTCAAGCTTTAATATTTCCACCGCTTCGATGTTTGTGGCCGCGGCGGCGGGCGCACGCATTGCCAAGCACGGTGGGCGCAGCGTGTCGTCCAAGTCGGGCAGCGCGGACGTGCTTGAAGCGCTGGGGGCGAAGATCGAGCTGTCGCCCGCACAGGTGACGCAGTGCATGATCGAGACCGATATCGGCTTCATGTACGCCCCCAATCATCATCCTGCGATGAAAGTGGTGGCGCCCGTGCGCAAGGAAATAGGCGTGCGCACCCTGTTCAACATCTTGGGGCCGCTGACCAATCCGGCTGGTGCACCGAACATCTTGATGGGAGTTTTCCATCCGGATCTTGTCGGTATCCAGGTGCGCGTGCTGCAGGCGCTCGGCGCGCGGAACGCTATGGTGGTGTGGGGGCGCGATGGTATGGACGAAATTTCACTGGGTGCTACAACCCTGGTTGGCGAACTGCGCCATGGCGAAGTTCTGGAGTACGAGATCGAACCAGAGGATTTCGGGTTGGCCATGGCGTCCAGCCGCAATCTGCGGGTCGAGAACGTGCAGGAATCCAAAACCATGCTGCTGGACGCGCTGGAAGACCGGCACGGCGTGCCGCACGACATCGTCTGTATGAATGCGGGCGCGGCGCTGTATATCTCCGGCCTGGTCAGCTCTATCGCTGGTGGCATAGAGTTGGCCCGGACGACCACCGCCAGCGGCGCGGCCCGTGCAAAAATGGACGCATTCGTGGCAACCACCCAGCGACTTGCGGATACTACTCGCTGA
- a CDS encoding aminodeoxychorismate/anthranilate synthase component II — protein MLLMIDNYDSFTFNLVQYLGELGQEVKVVRNDAMDVAGIRALKPSHIMISPGPGTPYDAGVSLNVLRELVGEIPVFGVCLGHQAIGQAFGGKVVRAKHIMHGKTSPVRHLGKGVFAGLPDSFEATRYHSLVVEQSSLPDCLEVTAWTENPDGSIDEIMGLRHKTLAVEGVQFHPESILTQYGHDLLRNFLRQPLQKLAA, from the coding sequence ATGTTGCTGATGATCGACAATTACGACAGCTTCACCTTCAACCTCGTGCAATACCTCGGCGAGTTGGGACAGGAGGTGAAGGTGGTGCGCAATGATGCGATGGACGTTGCCGGCATCCGTGCGTTGAAGCCGTCACATATCATGATTTCGCCTGGCCCGGGGACACCGTATGATGCCGGCGTTTCGCTGAATGTGCTGCGCGAATTGGTGGGTGAGATCCCGGTGTTTGGTGTCTGTCTTGGGCATCAGGCCATCGGACAGGCCTTCGGCGGCAAGGTGGTTCGCGCCAAGCACATCATGCATGGCAAGACCTCGCCGGTGCGCCATCTGGGCAAGGGCGTGTTCGCCGGATTGCCGGATTCGTTCGAAGCCACGCGTTATCACTCGTTGGTGGTGGAGCAATCTTCGCTGCCCGATTGCCTGGAAGTCACCGCCTGGACGGAAAACCCCGACGGCTCCATCGACGAGATCATGGGCCTGCGCCACAAGACGCTGGCGGTGGAGGGGGTGCAATTCCATCCCGAGTCGATTCTCACCCAGTACGGTCATGACCTGCTACGTAACTTCCTTCGGCAACCGTTGCAAAAGCTCGCCGCATGA